One window from the genome of Saccharomyces mikatae IFO 1815 strain IFO1815 genome assembly, chromosome: 4 encodes:
- the AGE1 gene encoding GTPase-activating protein AGE1 (similar to Saccharomyces cerevisiae AGE1 (YDR524C); ancestral locus Anc_1.23) produces MDFYSANTIQNVVLLPSNEIAPKIAPKALHLPWYNNPLKLTNILLKSLRCKLQKNCCEEDRGFDVYCVIIRSIALLMTAKESLILPQRFPFRSAQLSFTYLSNRLSGSQQKATNSHQFNHQTHRIHSSSNNSNSNNRIPLKKDSPKQQTQHFSFANTGPSNRDELLSIVRKIDKSNLKCCDCDNTVTVEWVSINLLCILCIKCSGVHRSLGSHISKVRSLTLDNFTSLEMMHLLQNNVSNSNVNAIYESNLHNFSIKKITPNSTDSERSKYIIDKYQLKKFVIDSNQGRETSLKSLIKAIHLDSIFMMQRAIAQSKYSLRELTASEKEKNDLSHPSIFQYSLKHYEIINGTPIFFITEFLLCNGIHIDNLPKITTNWSPKVLQYWRIKLEMYGTFQGVTDSRPKSGSHLNMHSNANSTSSYNKKQDLKLSIPERSASASKRWSLSSIPKSSQNLMSPTNLLSMHKSLKLTKKDKK; encoded by the coding sequence ATGGATTTTTATAGTGCCAATACCATTCAAAATGTTGTGCTTTTGCCTAGTAATGAAATAGCACCAAAAATAGCACCAAAAGCACTTCATTTACCATGGTACAACAACCCGTTAAAGTTAActaatattcttcttaAATCTCTTCGATGTAAATTACAAAAGAACTGCTGCGAGGAGGATCGAGGTTTCGACGTATATTGCGTTATTATAAGAAGCATCGCTTTGTTGATGACTGCAAAAGAATCATTGATATTGCCACAAAGGTTCCCATTTCGTTCGGCCCAGCTATCGTTCACATACTTATCGAATCGTCTTAGTGGGAGTCAGCAAAAGGCCACAAATTCTCATCAGTTTAATCATCAAACTCATCGCATTCATAGTAGCAGTAACAACAGTAACAGTAATAACCGTATtccattaaaaaaagactCGCCTAAACAGCAGACCcaacatttttcttttgctaaTACTGGGCCTTCCAATAGAGACGAATTGTTATCGATTGTTCGCAAAATTGATAAATCAAATTTGAAGTGTTGTGATTGCGACAATACTGTAACTGTAGAGTGGGTGTCAATAAATTTATTGTGCATACTGTGTATCAAATGCTCGGGCGTTCATCGATCTTTGGGTTCACATATCTCTAAAGTTAGGTCTTTGACGCTGGACAATTTCACCTCATTGGAAATGATGCATCTTTTACAGAATAATGTCTCCAATAGTAATGTTAATGCCATTTATGAAAGTAACCTTCACAACTTTTCGATTAAGAAGATCACCCCAAATTCCACGGATTCAGAAAGATCAAAATATATTATCGATAAATATCAACTTAAGAAGTTTGTCATTGATAGCAACCAAGGCAGAGAAACTTCtttaaaatctttgatCAAAGCCATCCATTTAGATAGTATCTTCATGATGCAAAGAGCCATTGCACAAAGCAAATATTCTTTAAGAGAATTGACGGCAAGcgagaaagagaagaatgATTTAAGCCATCCGTCCATTTTTCAGTATTCCTTGAAACATTACGAAATTATTAACGGAACTcccatcttcttcattacaGAGTTTTTATTGTGCAATGGTATTCATATAGATAACTTACCGAAAATTACTACGAACTGGTCTCCGAAAGTATTGCAGTACTGGCGGATCAAGCTGGAAATGTACGGGACATTTCAAGGTGTAACAGATTCCCGTCCGAAATCAGGGTCGCATTTAAATATGCATTCTAACGCAAATTCAACTTCGTCCTACAATAAGAAACAGGATTTGAAACTAAGCATACCTGAAAGAAGTGCTTCTGCAAGTAAAAGATGGAGTTTGAGTTCCATTCCCAAATcttctcaaaatttgatgTCCCCCACAAACTTATTATCAATGCATAAATCTCTAAAATTGACGAAAAAGGACAAAAAGTAG
- the SMKI04G7150 gene encoding uncharacterized protein (similar to Saccharomyces cerevisiae YDR524C-B and YCL048W-A; ancestral locus Anc_1.22) encodes MQFKTIVAAFATVAAVQAANVSTNGSTNGSNQSNTTSTKISTGAAASNALGAGVFGAAVAAGVAFLF; translated from the coding sequence ATGCAATTCAAGACCATCGTCGCTGCCTTCGCCACTGTTGCCGCTGTTCAAGCTGCTAACGTTTCTACCAACGGTTCTACCAACGGTTCTAACCAATCTAACACCACCAGCACCAAGATCTCTACTGGTGCTGCTGCTTCCAACGCTTTGGGTGCTGGTGTCTTCGGTGCTGCCGTCGCTGCCGGTGTCGCTTTCTTATTCTAA
- the SMKI04G7160 gene encoding uncharacterized protein (similar to Saccharomyces cerevisiae API2 (YDR525W)) encodes MIFFCFLFPNSKNGYSACKRKGVARIGSVSEINFGVLRPEATKAANHVRRRGRTVSREVVFWNCKRPNIGPRPSSRLIRKPRYFFGTNSLGRKQVQIRVA; translated from the coding sequence atgatttttttctgctttctttttcctaaTTCTAAAAACGGGTATTCCGcttgcaaaagaaaaggcgTGGCTCGGATCGGTTCTGTTTCGGAAATTAACTTTGGCGTTCTACGCCCGGAAGCGACCAAAGCGGCCAATCACGTCCGAAGACGGGGCCGCACGGTCTCCCGCGAGGTCGTTTTTTGGAACTGTAAAAGGCCCAACATTGGGCCCAGGCCCTCATCACGCCTGATCCGGAAACCGCGTTACTTCTTTGGGACAAATTCACTGGGAAGAAAGCAGGTCCAGATCCGCGTAGCATGA
- the SNA2 gene encoding Sna2p (similar to Saccharomyces cerevisiae SNA2 (YDR525W-A); ancestral locus Anc_1.21), with the protein MHARDWFLVFIAIFIPPLAVWLKRGFFTKDLLINFLLFLLGIIPGLIHALYVISCHPYEESGARYSQLSSADDNYGSLA; encoded by the coding sequence ATGCACGCCCGCGATTGGTTTTTAGTTTTCATTGCAATTTTCATTCCTCCATTAGCAGTTTGGTTGAAAAGAGGATTTTTTACCAAGGATCTGCTAATTAATTTTCTGTTATTTTTACTAGGGATCATTCCTGGCCTGATCCATGCTTTGTATGTGATCAGCTGTCATCCATATGAGGAGAGCGGTGCTCGATACTCTCAGCTCTCTTCTGCAGATGATAACTATGGTAGTTTAGCATAA
- the RBA50 gene encoding Rba50p (similar to Saccharomyces cerevisiae RBA50 (YDR527W); ancestral locus Anc_1.20), translated as MDLLGDIVEKDTSDSVESNENDLLISNNSKTGFPELYKPKKISSWKERLREKRTQKKKSSAKDAENEQVATDVPVSEARSIHNENIKLLQEMTDEQIIQERKDLYDSLDPKLVTKLLKNINKRAKDENNTPLFAEIEGASGTWVGGNKQGIYDLPPLEDEDVNAALDIRPNSKHVKFDEQDKEEEKYNDDVDDVDDVAPLDFQMAQSIDHMKNEDLFKDVHFIKEEKQSEIELEKLDINDPNFNDKLHEKYFPDLPKEVNKLKWMQSVQQKTNKSYIIEDVSECRFDFEGNLVPPTRQIDSTIHSGLHHHSDSPELAGYTIVELEHLARSTFPSQRCIAIQTLGRILYKLGQKSYYQLVPEIDVETYKEDGNISNVMDKIYSMFWDLIKDGKIIESLEVASNDKCTRNLSVRNYAIDALWLWKQGGGDFRSKK; from the coding sequence ATGGATTTGTTAGGCGATATAGTGGAGAAAGATACATCCGACTCAGTTGAGAGCAATGAGAATGATTTGCTTATTAGCAACAACTCCAAAACGGGATTCCCTGAATTATACAAGcccaagaaaatatcatcatGGAAAGAACGGTTGAGAGAGAAAAGAAcccaaaagaagaaaagcagCGCTAAAGATGCTGAAAATGAACAGGTGGCTACGGATGTTCCTGTATCAGAAGCAAGATCTATCCATAATGAGAATATTAAACTACTACAGGAAATGACTGATGAGCAAATAATACAAGAGCGTAAGGATCTTTACGATTCTTTGGATCCTAAGCTGGTAACTAAGTTATTAAAGAATATTAATAAAAGGGCCAAAGATGAAAACAATACTCCATTATTTGCAGAAATAGAGGGTGCTTCTGGCACCTGGGTAGGTGGCAATAAACAAGGCATATATGATTTACCTCCCTtagaggatgaagatgtaAACGCTGCTCTAGATATAAGGCCCAATTCAAAACACGTCAAGTTTGACGAACAAGacaaagaagaggaaaaatataatgatGATGTCGACGATGTCGACGATGTAGCGCCCTTAGATTTCCAAATGGCACAAAGCATCGATCACATGAAAAACGAAGATCTTTTTAAGGACGTTCATtttataaaagaagaaaagcaaagcGAGATAGAATTAGAGAAGTTAGACATCAATGATCCTAACTTCAACGATAAACTgcatgaaaaatatttcccTGATTTGCCCAAAGAGGTCAACAAACTAAAATGGATGCAATCAGTTCAAcagaaaacaaacaaaagtTACATCATTGAAGATGTGTCTGAATGTagatttgattttgaaggtAATCTTGTTCCGCCCACAAGACAAATAGATTCTACTATTCACTCTGGCTTGCATCATCACAGCGATTCGCCTGAACTCGCTGGTTACACTATAGTGGAGTTAGAGCATTTAGCAAGGTCCACCTTTCCTTCACAAAGATGTATTGCAATACAGACTCTAGGGAGGATCCTTTATAAACTAGGTCAAAAGAGCTATTACCAATTAGTGCCGGAGATTGATGTTGAGACATATAAGGAAGACGGAAATATATCAAACGTTATGGACAAGATTTATTCCATGTTCTGGGACTTAATCAAAGACGGGAAAATCATCGAGTCACTAGAAGTTGCCTCTAACGACAAATGCACCAGAAATTTGTCTGTCAGAAATTATGCCATTGATGCTCTTTGGTTATGGAAACAAGGCGGTGGGGACTTTAGGTCCAAGAAATAG
- the HLR1 gene encoding Hlr1p (similar to Saccharomyces cerevisiae LRE1 (YCL051W) and HLR1 (YDR528W); ancestral locus Anc_1.15) — protein sequence MENLCPPPPSQMKDFSTPPRNRHRHKRSFAISGDFEFLKQPISAPALASTYDSPTFESTPRRASGINLTMLNEPQNELTLISSPSPRFFVSEESTYTSPIKGVPDAIINLDDVLINKPRMCRSHRKTKSVPVKLDEFYSSHKCSSVPELTINEEMDEDDTNSQLLEPIKPLSTSLSVDTNEDKNRTLENARSYNSLKIHAQKQRYYNSARYLPLNSDEKSTDPQSLTKQSSVTSLFSSRSITPVSCNINNAGRINAINGNYLDDVLYDLDTPATTLIQDIDNFQTSTSERVKLSPESSSIRKYFPKDEKSVNSFNFQSQEYDMISFTEDFDHVTSLSSSILDSEKQTDDDGEESIPEEILRGEPLHVYNDTKRTDEGSTLPTQQWPLPSDRNDKRLSTQYEKKTFKKNRKFNIFAKLFCTRK from the coding sequence ATGGAAAACTTATGCCCTCCACCTCCTTCCCAAATGAAGGATTTTTCTACCCCTCCAAGAAACAGGCATCGTCATAAGAGATCCTTTGCTATTTCTGgagattttgaatttttaaaaCAGCCGATTTCTGCGCCCGCCTTAGCTTCTACTTATGACTCACCTACTTTTGAAAGTACTCCAAGAAGAGCAAGCGGTATAAACCTGACTATGCTTAATGAACCTCAAAATGAATTGACATTAATATCTTCACCGAGCCCAAGATTTTTTGTCAGCGAAGAGTCCACATATACATCGCCAATTAAAGGAGTGCCGGACGCTATCATTAATTTGGATGATGTGCTCATCAATAAGCCAAGAATGTGTAGATCACATCGCAAAACTAAGTCAGTGCCAGTGAAATTAGATGAATTTTATTCGTCTCACAAGTGCAGCTCTGTACCAGAATTAACTATAAATGAAGAGATGGACGAAGACGATACCAATTCTCAGCTATTGGAGCCCATAAAACCACTGTCAACTTCTTTATCTGTAGATACGAACGAAGATAAGAACCGGACATTGGAAAATGCCAGGAGCTATAACTCATTAAAAATACATGCGCAAAAGCAAAGATACTACAATTCAGCAAGATATTTGCCTTTAAATAGTGATGAAAAATCCACAGATCCACAAAGTTTAACGAAGCAAAGTTCTGTtacttctttattttcctcTAGGTCGATTACTCCTGTGTCTTGTAACATTAATAATGCAGGTAGAATCAACGCAATCAATGGTAATTACCTGGACGATGTTCTTTATGATCTTGATACTCCTGCAACAACCTTAATTCAGgatattgataatttccAAACGAGTACAAGCGAAAGAGTTAAATTGTCACCTGAATCTTCTTCGATAAGAAAGTATTTCCCCAAAGATGAGAAATCCGTCAATAGCTTTAATTTTCAGTCTCAAGAGTACGATATGATATCTTTCACTGAAGATTTTGATCATGTGACGTCACTGTCCTCTTCTATTCTTGACTCTGAGAAACAaacagatgatgatggagAGGAAAGCATTCCCGAAGAAATACTACGAGGAGAGCCCCTTCATGTGTACAACGACACCAAAAGAACTGACGAAGGTTCTACTTTGCCCACTCAACAATGGCCCCTTCCCTCTGACAGGAACGATAAGCGCCTTTCAACTcaatatgaaaagaaaacattcaagaaaaatagaaagtTTAATATTTTTGCCAAGTTATTTTGCActagaaaataa
- the QCR7 gene encoding ubiquinol--cytochrome-c reductase subunit 7 (similar to Saccharomyces cerevisiae QCR7 (YDR529C); ancestral locus Anc_1.16) produces the protein MPQSFTSIVKIGDYILKSSVLSKLCVPVANQFINLAGYKKLGLKFDDLIAEENPVMQTALRRLPEDESYARAYRIIRAHQTELTHHLLPRNEWIKAQEDVPYLLPYILEAEAAAKEKDELDNIEVSK, from the coding sequence atgCCACAATCATTCACTTCCATTGTCAAAATTGGTGATTATATTCTGAAGTCTTCCGTCCTATCTAAGCTATGTGTTCCAGTCGCCAACCAATTTATTAATCTCGCTGGCTACAAGAAACTAGGCCTCAAGTTTGACGATTTGATTGCAGAAGAAAACCCTGTCATGCAGACCGCCTTGAGAAGACTGCCTGAAGATGAATCTTATGCCAGAGCATATAGAATAATTAGAGCTCACCAAACCGAATTGACCCATCATCTATTGCCAAGAAACGAATGGATCAAAGCTCAAGAAGATGTCCCTTACTTGCTGCCATACATATTAGAAGCCGAAGCCGCTGCTAAGGAAAAGGACGAGTTAGATAACATAGAAGTCTCCAAATGA
- the APA2 gene encoding bifunctional AP-4-A phosphorylase/ADP sulfurylase (similar to Saccharomyces cerevisiae APA1 (YCL050C) and APA2 (YDR530C); ancestral locus Anc_1.17) — MIGEDLKQKIHDKFVAAQRDGHLKLTRAESRKLKDPLKATQYWVTFAPSLALKSDGKRSNDSKKEDPFANPDQELVVVDDVNDDGEYKLLLNKFPVVPEHSLLVTSEFKDQKSALTPRDLMTAYKVLCCLDKDKDDDTSDEKYLVFYNCGPHSGSSQAHKHLQILRMPKEFTPFQDTLCNEKGYFLPTFNAEPLQDDKVSFAHFVLPLPESPDQVDKDLLAMCYISLMQKALTFFQDWANESPELIKSYNVLLTKKWICVVPRSHAKSEPPLTLNINSTGYCGMILVKDKEKLDTLTAKPHLVDKSLLECGFPTTAGGKPTKYHY, encoded by the coding sequence ATGATTGGAGAGGACTTGAAACAGAAGATCCACGATAAATTCGTTGCAGCTCAAAGGGATGGCCATTTGAAACTAACCCGCGCAGAATCTAGGAAATTGAAGGATCCACTTAAGGCGACCCAATATTGGGTGACATTCGCTCCGTCTTTAGCATTGAAATCAGACGGAAAGAGGAGTAACGATTCCAAGAAAGAGGACCCTTTCGCCAACCCAGACCAAGAACTAGTTGTAGTGGATGATGTGAATGACGATGGAGAATATAAGTTACTACTTAACAAATTTCCTGTGGTCCCTGAGCATAGTCTCTTGGTGACAAGCGAGTTTAAGGATCAGAAATCTGCCTTGACGCCAAGGGATCTGATGACTGCTTACAAGGTGCTTTGTTGCCTTGACAAAGACAAAGATGATGACACATCTGATGAAAAATACCTGGTTTTTTATAATTGTGGACCTCACAGCGGTTCTTCACAAGCTCACAAACACTTGCAGATACTACGAATGCCGAAAGAGTTTACCCCTTTCCAAGACACATTATGTAACGAAAAGGGTTACTTCTTGCCCACCTTTAATGCAGAGCCATTGCAAGATGACAAGGTTTCCTTTGCCCATTTTGTCTTGCCACTACCGGAATCACCTGATCAAGTTGACAAAGACCTTCTCGCCATGtgttatatttctttgatgcAAAAAGCACTTACATTCTTCCAAGATTGGGCCAACGAATCTCCGGAGCTGATCAAGTCATATAACGTTCTATTGACCAAGAAATGGATCTGCGTAGTACCAAGATCGCACGCTAAGAGTGAGCCACCATTGACATTAAATATAAACTCCACGGGATACTGCGGCATGATCCTAGTCAAAGACAAAGAGAAACTGGACACACTCACTGCAAAACCCCATCTGGTAGACAAGTCGCTACTGGAATGCGGATTTCCCACTACTGCTGGTGGAAAACCAACAAAATATCACTATTGA
- the CAB1 gene encoding pantothenate kinase (similar to Saccharomyces cerevisiae CAB1 (YDR531W); ancestral locus Anc_1.18): MPRITQEISYNCDYGDNTFNLAIDIGGTLAKVVFSPIKSNRLMFYTIETERIDKFMELLHSIIKEHNNGRYDMTHIIATGGGAFKFYDLLYKNFPQIKDISRFEEMEGLIQGLDFFIHEISDEVFTYNDQDGEMIIPTSSGTMDSKAIYPYLLVNIGSGVSMLKVTEPNNFSRVGGSSLGGGTLWGLLSLITGAQTYDQMLDWAQEGDNSSVDMLVGDIYGTDYNKIGLKSSAIASSFGKVFQNRITSSTPLANNDDELYSSHESIEKNNGQMFKNPDICKSLLFAISNNIGQIAYLQAKIHNIQNIYFGGSYTRGHLTTMNTLSYAINFWSQGSKQAFFLKHEGYLGAMGAFLSASRHSSIKNTDT; this comes from the coding sequence ATGCCGCGAATTACTCAAGAGATATCGTACAATTGTGATTATGGCGACAATACTTTCAATCTTGCTATTGATATAGGAGGCACTCTAGCTAAAGTCGTTTTCTCGCCTATAAAGAGCAACAGGCTGATGTTCTACACCATTGAGACAGAGAGAATCGATAAATTCATGGAACTTCTGCATTCCATTATCAAAGAACATAACAATGGGCGCTATGATATGACTCATATAATTGCTACCGGCGGTGGCGCCTTCAAGTTTTATGATTTGTTGTATAAAAACTTCCCTCAAATAAAGGATATATcgagatttgaagaaatggaaGGTTTAATTCAAGGTTTAGACTTTTTCATTCACGAAATTTCCGATGAGGTATTCACTTATAACGACCAAGATGGTGAAATGATAATACCTACCAGTTCCGGCACCATGGACTCGAAGGCCATATACCCGTACCTTCTGGTCAATATAGGGTCGGGCGTCTCTATGTTAAAGGTCACAGAACCAAATAATTTTAGTAGAGTGGGTGGGTCTTCATTGGGAGGAGGAACTCTTTGGGGCCTGCTATCGCTAATTACTGGGGCCCAAACCTACGATCAGATGCTCGATTGGGCTCAAGAAGGTGACAATTCTAGCGTTGATATGCTGGTTGGAGATATATATGGAACAGACTATAATAAAATCGGTCTAAAGTCTTCGGCTATCGCAAGCTCATTCGGTAAAGTTTTCCAGAACAGAATTACATCTAGCACACCTTTGGCCAATAACGACGATGAATTATATTCCTCGCATGAATCtattgagaaaaataatggacAAATGTTTAAGAATCCTGATATTTGTAAAAGCCTTTTATTCGCTATTTCCAACAATATTGGTCAAATAGCCTATTTGCAAGCTAAAATTCACAACATACAGAATATATACTTTGGTGGGTCTTATACTAGAGGCCATTTGACTACTATGAATACCTTGAGTTATGCTATAAATTTTTGGTCTCAAGGATCAAAGCAGGCGTTCTTTCTCAAACATGAAGGCTATTTGGGCGCAATGGGAGCTTTTCTAAGCGCGTCTCGTCATTCATCTATTAAGAACACAGATACGTAG
- the KRE28 gene encoding Kre28p (similar to Saccharomyces cerevisiae KRE28 (YDR532C); ancestral locus Anc_1.19) translates to MNTDSVSVKDYETVLRDIEDTIALSSEEVLNNQELRLKNTLHEIASSILAINEENKFVNPLRNDENLEVAGKEAYVNPKILGVKIKEFNKLMELLKLTYLEQETLDYFFRFTLSSTKPLQLDSEKDPQFVKLNERVNDLKDEILNVKETKIEQIKTDIQEVSHNFAEKQDLINELYLEATGEIENCWDSLKELKHLTNQEDKNMVEENDVILNLGDSDGFVEETYTNWQKLLFLQKQNQKLTKELREMNESKRQIIQKGEQQRKDDSEHSMVNDSELCQSINLLIKFWEKYFLFKGSNSTILNFEIFTQLGKVQFEIKDLQYIIVISLSNLKRPIIKDITILEKSGGNILTNAEASGKLNDKYRNNSKIQIFEVMDNIISDLTN, encoded by the coding sequence ATGAATACCGACAGCGTGAGCGTAAAGGATTATGAGACTGTCTTAAGGGACATTGAGGATACTATTGCTCTGAGTAGCGAAGAGGTCCTAAATAATCAAGAGCTTAGACTCAAAAATACGTTGCATGAAATCGCTTCCAGCATTCTGGCGATAAATGAAGAGAACAAGTTCGTTAACCCACTTAGGAACgatgaaaatttagagGTAGCGGGAAAAGAGGCGTATGTGAACCCCAAAATTTTAGGTGTAAAGATCAAAGAATTCAATAAACTGATGGAGTTATTAAAGCTGACTTACTTAGAACAGGAGACGTTGGActattttttcagatttaCTTTGTCTTCGACAAAACCACTACAACTGGATTCTGAAAAAGACCCTCAATTTGTAAAACTAAATGAAAGGGTTAATGATCTcaaagatgaaattttgaacgtgaaagaaactaaaataGAACAGATCAAAACTGATATTCAAGAGGTGAGTCATAATTTTGCCGAAAAGCAAGACCTAATAAATGAGCTTTATTTGGAAGCCACAGGTGAGATAGAAAACTGTTGGGATTCGCTCAAGGAACTGAAACACTTAACAAATcaagaagataaaaatatggtagaagaaaatgatgtaATATTGAATTTAGGTGATTCAGATGGTTTCGTCGAGGAGACGTACACGAACTGGCAGAAACTGCTCTTTTTGCAAAagcaaaatcaaaagttgACGAAAGAACTTAGAGAAATGAATGAAAGTAAACGTCAAATAATACAAAAAGGTGAGCagcaaagaaaagatgatTCGGAACACTCAATGGTCAATGATTCAGAATTATGTCAGTCAATTAATCTGCTCATAAAGTTCTGGGAGAagtatttcttgtttaaaGGATCAAACTCGACTATCTTAAATTTCGAAATCTTTACTCAACTTGGTAAAGTACAATTTGAGATAAAGGATTTGCAATATATAATAGTCATATCTTTAAGCAATTTAAAAAGGCCAATAATAAAGGATATAACTATTTTAGAAAAGTCAGGCGGAAATATACTTACAAATGCTGAAGCAAGCGGTAAACTTAACGACAAGTACCGAAATAATAGTAAAATACAAATCTTTGAGGTGATGGATAACATTATAAGCGACTTAACAAATTAA